One genomic region from Sphingobacterium multivorum encodes:
- a CDS encoding SAM-dependent methyltransferase, whose product MANGILYLIPVPLSDDAAFQSFTPYLVETINSLDEYIVENEKTARKFLKLAGLKIPQSELKIHDYGKHVRDKGNINDFFEGLKHGKSVGLMSEAGCPGVADPGASIVARAHQLGIKVVPLVGPSSILLALMASGFSGQKFAFHGYLPIDKIDRAKEIKNLEQQSAREKQTQIFIETPFRNNQLLADLFKICKPSSLLCVASNVTAADENIQSLTIAEWRKRSYDFHKKPTIFLLYA is encoded by the coding sequence ATGGCAAATGGTATCTTATATTTAATTCCTGTTCCATTGAGTGACGACGCAGCTTTCCAGTCATTTACTCCGTATTTAGTGGAAACAATCAATTCATTGGATGAGTATATTGTAGAAAATGAAAAAACGGCTCGCAAGTTTTTAAAACTTGCAGGTTTAAAGATTCCGCAGAGTGAGCTAAAAATCCATGATTACGGGAAACATGTGCGAGACAAGGGAAATATAAATGATTTTTTTGAAGGCTTGAAACATGGCAAAAGTGTTGGTTTAATGTCCGAGGCAGGATGTCCTGGTGTTGCAGATCCTGGAGCTTCTATTGTAGCACGGGCACATCAATTGGGTATTAAGGTCGTTCCTCTTGTTGGACCAAGCTCAATTCTACTGGCACTTATGGCTTCGGGGTTTAGCGGTCAAAAATTTGCTTTTCATGGTTATTTGCCTATCGATAAAATTGATCGAGCTAAGGAAATTAAAAATCTCGAACAGCAATCAGCACGTGAAAAGCAGACACAGATTTTTATTGAAACTCCATTTAGAAATAATCAGCTTTTAGCCGATCTATTCAAAATATGTAAACCTTCCAGCTTACTCTGTGTTGCGTCAAATGTAACAGCTGCCGACGAAAATATACAAAGTTTGACAATTGCTGAATGGCGAAAACGATCGTATGATTTTCATAAAAAGCCTACTATTTTTTTACTTTACGCATGA
- the apaG gene encoding Co2+/Mg2+ efflux protein ApaG, with translation MITQITEGVKISVETIYQSEYSNPDREHFMFAYHISIENLSDYTVQLISRYWKIFDAKGDYREVSGEGVVGEQPIIEPGQTHQYTSGCNLNSEFGFMEGYYNMIRTLDNGSFQVEIPRFNLIADYALN, from the coding sequence ATGATCACACAAATTACAGAAGGCGTAAAAATCTCGGTTGAAACCATCTATCAATCGGAGTATTCGAATCCGGACCGTGAACATTTCATGTTTGCTTATCACATCAGCATAGAAAATCTCAGCGATTACACGGTTCAATTGATAAGTCGCTATTGGAAAATTTTTGATGCAAAAGGAGACTATAGGGAGGTATCTGGAGAAGGAGTAGTAGGCGAACAACCTATTATAGAACCTGGTCAGACGCATCAATACACCTCCGGTTGCAATCTCAATAGCGAATTCGGATTCATGGAAGGATATTACAATATGATCCGAACACTGGACAACGGCAGCTTTCAAGTTGAAATACCACGTTTCAATCTGATAGCGGATTACGCATTGAATTAA